The DNA region ggggacagggatgggggcagGAGGGGTGGTGGCACACACCCACCAGTGGGTCTGGACTGGTGTGGGGGGGGAGCTGGCTGTGTGGGTGCAGAAATGGGGGGGACACGCTGGTGCTGTGGTGTCACCCGCGGGTGCTCACGGCTCCGGGGGTCTCGGGGACAGGCTCCGGGGGCCGAGGGGCCGAGCGGGGCCCCCCTGTTCTGCGTCCTGcggggccctgggctgctctgctaCGGCAGCGCCGGCGAGGCcgaggcagggcaggagcccaCCCTCACCATCGCTGTCACCAAGgtacggggacacgggggacacagggTCGGGGGGGCACGGGGAGTGTGGGGGGACTGTGGGGTTGTGGGGGTCAGGGGGGATGGAGGGCACATGGGGCCGTGGTGGGTGCAAGGGAGAAAGGGGGAGAGTGGGGGACTTGGGGTGGTTCGAGGTTATGGGGTGTTCTGGGGTCTatggggagctctgggggctATGGGTGTTTGGGGTCTAGGGGGCTGTGGGTctctggggagctctggggtctatggggtgttttggggtctctggggagctctggggtctatgggggtgtttggggtctATGGGGTGTTTGGGGTGCTTGGGGAGCTCTGGGGTCTATGGGGTgcttggggtctctgggggctgtggggtctctggggagctctggggtctatggggtttttggggtctctgggggctgtggggtcctctggggagctctggggtcTATGGGGTgcttggggtctctgggggctgtggggctgggggctccaagccctgccgGTGCCGCAGGACACGCGGGTGCGCGCGGTGgaggccgggggctgcgggcagcCCCCCGGGGTGGCCGTCACCAACCGGCTGGGCGGGGAGGAGGTGACACACGCGCTGGTGGCCGAGAGCGCGGCCGAGGCCCAGCGCTGGCTCCAAGCCTTCGGGCAGCACCTCTACGACTTGGGTGagccgggacccccgggacccccaccAAGACCTGTGGGAATCCCCATCGTCCCTGCGGGACCCTCCGTGCTGCTGGGACCCTGTCCCAGTGGGATCCCCGTTGTTAAAGGACCCCAAACCTAGTGGGACCCCCTCGTCCCTGTGGGACCCCCAGCCTGGCAGGACCCCAGACCATGCCTGTGGGACCCCTCCCTGCGGAGCCCcatcaccccaggacccccaaccCAGTGGACCCCAGAGCAatggggacaaggacaaggaTGAGAACAGGACAGGAACGGGGACAAAGATGGGCATGGGATGGGGGACAGTGACATGGATGGGGCGGGACAGAGACGGGAAGGGACAAGAGCAGGTCCCCCTGGGGGACCCCCACCCCAGACCATCCCTGTGAGACCCATCCCTGTGGGACCCCcctcaccccaggacccccaaccCAGTGAGACCCCAGTCCTGAGAGCACCCCCACTCCCAGGGTGAGACCCCCATCCCAGGCTGACCCCCATCCAAGGGGACCTTGTCCCCCTGCCGTCCCCATCCCGGGAGCACCCGGATCCCGGGGGCCTCTGTGCCACGGCCCCCGTTGTCCCCGTTCCCACAGCCCAGTGGAAGCAGTGCTGTGTGAGGAGCTGATGCGGATCGAGGAgccccccccgcgccgccccccggccccgctgcccccccAGGGCTCTCTCTACCACCAGACGGGTGAGTGGGGCttgggggggccgggggggggcgCGGTCTGGGGGGGCTCTGCTCTGTCTCCccctctctgctctctgctcGCTCCCTAACGCTGCTCTTCTCGCtgtcccccctctctctctgtgccccCCTCCCCGCTCTGTCCCCCCCGTTTCTTTCCCCCCGGCCCTGCCGCTCTGCCACCCCCCTACCCGcgccccccccccagccccgccgggcccccccggggcccccccggGCGaggggctcctgctgcaggagaaTGTCTCAGCCGAGATCCGCGCGCTGCTCAGCTCCTACTACAGCGACAGGTGACGAGGGGGACGCGGGGGgaccccccacagcccccccccACTGCCGCGGCACCCCCAGGATGGCCGTGGGGactggggggggtgggggggggggcagtgaagggacccccaaacccccccacaGTCTGTGAGGGGAACCCacggggggggccggggggttctgggggggggggtctttCACAGCCCCCACCCCACGGTGCAGCAGCCGGGGGTCTggggattggggggggggggggttctggggctgcccctgcccccccccccccccggtgacccccccttttccccccagctATTGACCCCTCGGATGACATCGCGGCAGTGACCGACATCCTGGCGCGGCACGGGGGGGCTCCCCGCGCTCCGGGGCCCCCCCCGTGGCTGTCGCTGTTCGAGGGGCCCCCCCtgcgcagccccagccccccccggcggggccgcccccgaACCCTGTCCCTGGACGCCCGGCTCAGCACCCTGAAAGGCCGGGGGGGCCCCCCAAAGCACCCccactccagctcctccagcagcggcagcagcagcccagggcccccCCAGCGCGACCCCCCCAGAGCCCTCCAGTCCAGGGTCTGACCCCCAGCCcttgggggggggtgggggggatgGACCCCCGCCCCCCCAGGGGGTTTaggggggctggggggtccCCGCTTCTGTTTTTGGGGAGAAACTGGAATTTCTGCCCTCCCCAtgctgggggggctcagggctAAACTCCAAAAAGGGTGGGGGGGGTGgtttccttccccccccccaccgcAGGGTGGGCGCTCAGGGTCTAACCCGGGGGGCACACAGAGCcccccccagctctgctttccctcaCCTCTAACCCGGGGGGGGGCACCACCCCCCCGGCGCTCCCCCCCCACCATTAATAATATCACTAATAATTTGCATTAAAGTTTATTTAACAGCTGCTGTGTgtgattttggggaggggggggtgtgggggtccctgtgcccgggttggggggggggggtccgtGCCCTCCCATCTTGTGCTGCCACcagtgggggtgggggggtggtcTTGGGGTGCTGCCCCTCCCCAAGCCGCTCTTTTGGGGTGCAAGTGGGGGGtggaggctgtgctgggggtgagggggagggggtgtccatcctgggtGCTGTGGTGCCATAGGGGGTAACCCCCCCCCAAAAGGAGGTGCTGGggtgccccccacccccactACACCGCATGGGGGGAGAGGTCCTCGTCCTCGGTGGGGGGGCTGGTCCCCCCCAAAAGCGGTGGGTGGGGGGCGTCCCGGGCCAGCAGCAGCGCGAAGCCTGGGGGGAGAGTAGGGGTGAgatgggggggttggggggcgttggggaatttggggggtttacggggggggtttggggtacCTGGCGTGGCTTTGTGCAGGACGAGGTTCTCGCTGGGCTCGTCCCCCTGCAGAAAGTGGGAGGGACCTGAGGGGTCTCTGCACCCCCCCACTCGCCAGGGGACCCCACCCCACTTCCCATCCTGACCCCCACCCCAATCGCTCTCCTGACCCAGAACAGCCCCCAGGGTCCTGTGTTCCCCTCCCGCCCCCAGCCAGAGcgtcccccaccccaaaccctgcgGCCCCCCggcccccatgtcccccagccccacaaTACCCCAGAACCCCATCCCGgccccccacatttcccccagccccacaatgccccaaaaccccatcccggccccccacatttcccccagccccacatcGCCCCCCGCCCCACAATACCCCAAAACCTCATCCCGgccccccacatttcccccagccccacatcGCCCCCAGCCTCTCCCGTACCTGCCCGAGGGGGGGTCCCGGCTCCCAGGGGGCCTCCCAGCCCCCCCCCCATTCGTGCCCCCCGATTCCATTGcgccccaaatcctgggggtcCTGCACCGGGCgcggggggctggggctgtgcaggggggGCCCGGCCGGGGGTACTGGGGACCCCTCCCGCGGGCTGGGGGCATCCTCAAGCAGTGGCCCCAGAGATTCCCatgctggggggctggggagggggggagtgTCCGGGTGGGGCCCCTCCTGATCCCGGGGGGGGCTGGGAgtgctggaaggagggaggggctcTACCCCATAAGTGCTTTCAGAAGACCCCGgcccagaggggacaggggggaccCCCATCcgggggggactgggagggagcCCAGACATGGCAGGGGGGGACCCTGACCTGGTGGTGGCAAAACTGGGGGTCTCCAGGGTGGCGGAGGGAGGGGTCCCCGTTCCCATGGGGCTGGAGGGGGTGCCAGGGGTGGCACACTGGGGGGTGGCCGTCACcgcagggctgggggggctcccaggggtggcagagggagaggtccctgtccccaaggggCTGTGGAGAGTCCCGGTGGTGGCACACTGCGGGGTCCCCGTCCCCACAGGACTGCTGGCATGGGGGGACCCTGCTcgggctgggctggagggggTCCCCGGGGTGCCCCATTGTGGGGTCCCTGACCCCACAGGGCTGACGGGGGTGCCGCTGGTGGCACACTGGGGGGTCCCCGTCCCCACAGGACTGCTGGCATGGGGGGACCCTGctcgggctgggctggggggcgTCCCCTGAGTGGCAGAGGGAGGGGTGCCCCTCCCCACGGGGCTGGCGGGGGTCCCGGTGGTGGCAcactggggtgtccctgtccccgcggggccggggggcagaggcggcggcggccggcgggggcTGGGGGGCGGTGCCCCCTGGAGGCGCCGGgcgggggggtctgggggggctcCGGCCGGCGGAAGATGAAGGCGGATTCCGTCAGGCTGCGCTGGTACCGCAGGAAGGGCCGGCGGGCACCTGGCGGGGGCGAGGGGTCagcagggacccccagagccccccgtgccccccagcccttccctggcaccTACCGGGGGCGCTGCCGGGCAGGGGGGATGTGGACGTGGACCCCGAGCGCTCCCGCTGCCGGAAGAATTCCCGGGGGTTCTGGGTGCGCTGGGAGACCAGGATGGCGGCTTCCTGCGGGACCGGGGGGTCAGCGGGGTGTGGCACAGCGCGCCGGGGGGCACCACGGCAGGGCCAGTGGCCCCTGTGACCcgggggcagggagggacccGGTCCCGGCACTCACGGCCGCCGTGCCGCTGACCCCGGTGCGACCGCCGCGCTCCCGCTCGGCCGCCTCCTGctcccgctgctgctgctcctgcggGACACGGCAGCGATGGGAATCACGGATCCCTCAGGACGGAGCCTGGATCCCTCGGGACGGAGCCCTGGATGCCCTGGGATAGAGCCCTTACACCTGCCCAGGTCAGACCCCCGCCCCGGATCCCCCTGCAACAGATCTCCTGTATTCCTTGCGAGGGACCCGCTCGATCCCGCAGGATGGACACCCCGGATCCCCTGGGATGAACCCCTTCAGATCCTCCAGGACACACACCTAGAACTCCCTGAATCCTCCGGGATGGACCCCCTGAAACCCCCTGGGATGGCACTCCCCAGAGTCCCCGGGACGAACGCCCTGGATCCTGCTGGGATGGATCTCCCAGGACAGAGCCCCTCGAtccccccgagacccccccaTTCCAGCCCCCTTCCCCTCACCCATcgctcctgctccttcctccgCTCCTCCGCGTCCAGCCgcgcctgctcctgcctgcgGGGACCGGAGTTGGGGCGTCACGGAGGGGTTACAGGGGTGGGACACGGGAATGGGACATGGGCCAGGATGGGACGCAGATGGGAAACACCAGTGGGAtatggggacggggacacggggctgggacagggatggcgacacggggctgggacagggatggagcccagcgctgcccctcACCGCCGCTCCTCGATGAGCCGCTCCCGCTCCTGCAGCCGCCGCTCCCGCTCGGCCGCCTGCAGCCGCTCCTCCTCCATGCGCTCCCGCTCCCAGCGCCGCCGCTGCTCCCGCTCCCGCTGCCGCTCCTGCTCCTTCCGCTGCTGCTCCTCGCGCTGCGCACGCACCGGGATCGGGGATCGGCACCGCGAATCGGCACCGGCAGCTGGACCGGGATCCCACCCGCCCCGGCACCAGGAGCGGCGCTAGGATCCCACGAGGATCCCGCTGCCATTGGCGCCGGCACAGggaaccggcaccgggactGGGAGCCCGCCACATTTCACACTGGGGCTTTCCCAGCCTCGGCACcaggaccgggaccgggaccccACCGACCTCACTGGCACTGGCACCGGCACTGGCACCAGAACCCCCCGGGGCTCGGCATTGGGACGGAAACCCCCCCACCCCATGGGCAGTGGGACCCCTGCAGCGTCGGCACCGCTGGGACCGGGACCCCACTGCACCCCACACCGGGACTGGGACCCCCACCAAGCTCGGCACTGGGacccctgggctctgccccgaGGCAGCAGCCGTGACCCCATCCCCAGGATACCGGGggaccccccagccccccgaCCCCTCACCTCAGCCTGCTCCCAGAAGGAATCGCGCTGGGTGCGCTGCAGCTCCAGTGCCGGGTTGGTCTTGCGGTAGTTGGTTccctggggagcacagggggGTCAGGGTGGGACCCCCAACACCCCCTGCCCAGAGACCCCCGGGAAGGGCGAGCAAGCACCCACCGCCCCCCAGGTGCCCGCCCCATTCCCGCAGGGCCATCGGCCCAGCGAGACCCCCACTCACCACCAGCTccggggggtcctggggggtcctcCTGGGAGGGCGAGGGGCGGGGGGCTCCAGCTGGGCCAGCACTCGGCGCAGCCCCTCCGCCGTCACCTCCTCGGGGCGGCGGGCGCTGATCACGGCCGTGGCCTCCTGCCACCGGCACGGGACAGGATGGGACAGTGTCACCCCTCCCACGGCCCGCCCCCCGCATGGATCCACACTCCCCGGGGAATCTCGGCACAATTCCCACGGACGCGTCAGATGTGGGACTGGATCCAGATGTGGGGCCGGATCCAGATCCCGGACCCAGACAGATCACCGGAAGCTGTTCCGGGGGATGGGGGCGGcaggacccccccccacccTCAGGACGGGACTGGGGGGGGCAGGGATCCCAACCACAGCTCCGGCACGGCGGCCAAGACTGGGAGCCCTGGGAAAGCGGCGGCTGAGTCAGCAGCGCCAGGAATGCGCCCGGGCACAGGCAAAGGTCGGGGCGGCGGGATGGAGGGGACAGGCGGGGCAGGAATGGGGAACGTGGGGGGGCGGGGACCCCGATAcacccccccagcaccccccgaGGGCTCCGTGCCCCCCACTCACCCTGAAGAAGCTCCGGATGGCCGGCAGGTGCCCGGCACACGCCGCCCGCTGCGATTCCGGCACCTTTTCCCCCACCTGGCACCGCAGCCATTGCTCAGCCCGGGGGGGGGGTCCCGCCCGGGGTCCCCCCGAGCTGCGCCCCCGCACTCACCCAGCTGATAAGGACGATCCTGGGGCTGCCGGAGCCAGGATCGGGGACCCGGCACAGCCCGTACATGACGCTGCCCACAGAGAATTTTCCAGCGAGCTCATCCGGCCCCCCGGCTGTAAGGAGCGGGGGTCAGAGGGGGTACGGGGAAACTCGGGGGACCCTCCCAATACTCCCCAGCAGCGCCGCTCCCGGTACCTCCGGAATCCAGGAGCTTGAGGTCGTGGTGCTTCTCATAGCCAAAGACGGCCCTGGGggggggagaaaaggggagaGGGTGGGGGGTCAAGGTGGGGGGGTCAGAGCGGGTGTCACACAAAGTGGGGGACCTGCCAGGCTCGGGCACCCCCCGGGCTCCCCCGTGCCACCAGCGTGGGATGAATTCATGGAAGTGCCGCCGGCGGCATCCGCCCCCGGGACAATGGGAATGTGGGAAGCGCCGGAGCGGCACGGCCCCCCCAGCGACCCCCCCCGTGCGGCGGTGCCGGGACCCCCCGCCCGGCCCTGGGAGGGCTCAGGGGGCCCCATCCCGGCGGGACCCTCCCGCCCCCCCGCCGGGCATTTCCAGCGGCTCTGCCCCTCTTTGTTCCCGCGTGGCTCCGGTTCGGGGCGCACGCGGGACGCGGCTGGGCACGGCTCCGGCAGCACGCGTggagcgcggcgcggcggggcacGTCACGCATGTCACGGCATGTCGCGACAGGCTGCGGCGCCACATGGCGGGACAGAGCCCGGCACGCGGCCGGGCGGGcgcccgggaggagccggcgCTGGAGCGGGTCCAGCCGCGCTCCGGGGGCAGAGAGCAATGCCCGGGCGGCCGGTGGCCGCGGTGACGGGCGGTCCCGTGACGCCGGGGGGTTGTGAGGCCGATTAGCCCCGGTGCTGTCGCCCCTCACCCCGGGATGGGAGTTTTGGGGGACACCGGCTCCGGCCCCGCGGCACCGGCACCGAACTGGGGCCAGCCCAGACCGGGACCGTCCCGGGATCCGCGCCCCCCGGTGCAGCCGGGCAGAATCTCCCTTTCCGCACCCCGGGGTGCTCCCCGCTCCCGCAGCTCCCCCCGGGCTCGtcctgccccggccccgggcggcggcgccgctcccAGCCCGGCGGCACCGGGAGGGACCGGGCGGGACGGGGCGAGACCGGCTGGGACTCCCGGTTCCCAGCGCGGCGGCGCGTAGAGCTCAgtcctgggacccccccccgcGGACCGGCACCCCCCGGCCGAGACCCCGGTGCGCCCCGGAACCCCTTCCCGGGGCCGGTAACGGTGCCTCTCGGGCCGCCCCCGACGCCCTGGCCCGTGCCGGTGCCTGTTCCTGCTCCCGTTCCCGGTCCTGTGTCCGgtgcctgtcccagtgctcaTTGCCAGTCTCGGTCCCCTCTTCCGTTCCCGCCTCCGTTCCCGGTACCCTGTGCCGGCTCCTCATTCCCGGTGCCCTGTTCCCGGTCCTCCCTTCCGTCCCCGTTCCCGGGCTCCATTCCCGGCTCCCGTTCCctctcccggtgtcccccgccCTCCCATTCTCACCAGTCGGTCCCAGCCCGGGGGTTCCCCACGTCCTCCCGCGCCGCCAGCAGCgccagccggtaccgctccagccccggccccgccatCCCGATCCCGGGGCCGATCCCGatcccggggccgccgccgccgccctgcGCCCGCCCCTCCCTCCCCCGCCACCCCCCCGGCACTTTCCACCGCCCACGGGCGGcaccgggcggggcgggggcgggagcggccgggAGGCACCGGCACGGGACGGGCGGCGCTGGGGGCGCGGGGAGCGGGTCCCGGGCCTGGGTCCCGCACTGGGACAGGGTCCCGTACCGGGATGAGGATCCTGTACCGGGATGGGAGTCTCGTACCGGGATGGGGGTCCTGTACCGGGATGAGGATCCCTGTATTGGGATGAGGATCCCTGTACTGGGATGAGGGTCCTGTACCGGGATGAGGATCCTTGTACTGGGATGAGGATCCCTGTACTGGGATGAGGATCCCTGTACTGGGATGGGGGTCCCGTACTGGGACAGGATCCCTGTACCAGGATGAGGGTGCTGTACCAGGATGAGGGTGCTGTACTGGGATGAGGGTGCTGTACCCGGATGAGGATCCCTGTACCAGGATGGGGGTCCTGTACCAGGATGAGGATCCCTGTACCAGGATGAGGATTCCTGTACCAGGATGAGGGTGCTGTACCGGGATGAGGGTGCTGTACCGGGATGAGGGTGCTGTGCCGGGATGGGGGTGCTGTACCGGGATGGGGGTGCTGTGCCAGATTCCCATTTCAGGACATGGATGCAGGTTCCAGGATCGCACTCTGGAATGTGTGTGGAGGCCCCAGGATCCCACACCAGGACACGGATGTCACACCAGCATGTGGGGCAGGTCCCAGGGGCCCACGCTGGGACGTGTGCCTGGGGCCAGCACTGGAATGTGGCTGCGGTGCCAGGATCCCACAGCTGGATGAGGGTTCCCAGACTGTCCCCCCTGTCCTTTCCCCCGTCCATGGAGCCTCTCCCCCCATTCCCTTTTTACACCGGGAAACGGGATTTTGGGGGCTGGGCCAGTCACCGGCTCCCCCTCGACCGTGAAGGTGGTGGCAGGGGGGTCTCGGGGACATTCCCAGCCCAGTGTCTGGCCCGGCCCGTCCCCACACGGCGCCTGTCCCACAGCCTCTCCCATCGTTCCCTTATTTGGGCACCGcggctggaaaatcccaaatccccaggggcgaaaaaaatgctggaaaatgGGATCTTGGGCCCAGCGACGGGCCCAGCCCAGTGTGTGGCGAGCCCTGCCACCCCCTGTCCTGGGGTCACCGGTGTCACCGGCGTCAGCGGCATTACTGGTGTCCCTGGTGTTGACGGTGTCACCGGTGTTACTTTTTACCGGTGTCACTCTTACTGATGCCACTGGTTTTACTGGTTTTGCGGGTAccgctgctgtcactgctgtcactgctgtcactgctgtcgCTGCTGtcgctgctgtcactgctgtcactgctgccagTGGCGTCAGTGCTTTTGCTGGTGAAGCCGGGAGTGCTGGTGTTACCGGTGTCACTGGTTTTACCGGTTCCGCTGGGGTTGCTGCTGTCACCGGTTTCACTGGTGGGTGCCACTGCTGTCACTGGTGTCCGTGGTGCCACGGCTGCCACTGCTGTCGCTGCTGTCACAGGTGCCCCTGGTGTCCCGGCTGTCGCCGCTGTCGCCGCTGTCGCGACCCcgccccccccgcgccccccgcgtGGGCGTGGCCTCTCACCGGGGCGTGTCCCGTGGCCCCGCCCCGTGGGCGTGGCCGGCCCGCGGGGGTGGGCGTGGCCCTGAGGGGGGCTGAGCCGTCACGTGGCGGCgcggcgccccctggcggcgcTCCTTTGTCcgcgcgcggggcggggccgcgggggggGGGCGTGGCCGCGCGGGCGGTGCCGCGCGGGAttggcggggcggggcggggcggggcggggcgtgCCGCGGCGGCGCGCGCTGATTGGctgccgggcggggcggggcggggcggggcgggcggggcgggggtcggtaacgggccggggccgggcgggggggggggggggcgctGAGCGGGGCCGCTCCGCTGCCCGGGGCCCCCCGCGCCCCCATGGACCCCGACGTGGACTACGAGCGCCCCAACGTCGAAACCATCAAGTGCGTCGTGGTGGGCGACAACGCCGTGGGCAAGACGCGGCTGATCTGCGCCCGCGCCTGCAACGCCACGCTGAGCCAGTACCGGCTGCTGGCCACACACGTGCCCACCGTGTGGGCCATCGACCAGTACCGCGTCTGCCAGGAGGTGAGGGCCGGGGACACCGCCGGGCACGGCCGGACACCGAGCGGGGGAACAGCGGGAGGGGCGTTACCGGGGGACGCCGGGCACTGGGCATCGCCGGGCACTGAGGGGCACCGGGGCGAGGGGGGGAACAACAGGGGGTACCGAGCACCTGGGAGCAGCCGGTACCGCAAGGGACACCGAGGAGGGAGCCGGGAGGGGGTAGCGGGGGCACACCGGGGTGGTCCTGGTGGCTCCGGGCAGGGCAGTCGGTGACGGCGCCGTTCCCGGTGCCGTTCCCGGTGCCGACAGGTGCTGGAGCGCTCCCGGGATGTGGTGGACGAGGTCAGCGTCTCCCTGCGCCTCTGGGACACCTTTGGGGACCACCACAAAGACCGGCGCTTCGCTTATGGCAGGTGGGACCGCGACCCGCCACCGGAGCCCCACCCCCTAccaccaccaccctgacccccGCCACCGGCACCCCCGAGACCCCCACCGCCACCCCAGCTCCTGTCACCGGCAGCCCAGcccccacccccagcaccccgaGCGCAAGCCCTGCCCATCCCGGGATGCACAGAGCCTAAGGAGCCCCTTGGGCTCCTGCCAGCgcccagggagcagccctggcaccccaaacCCTCGGGGAGGGGCGGGACTGCCCCCACCCCCCTCCGGGGACAGCTTTGGGGGCACCGTGGCCCCAGCACTGAACCCCCAGAAGCCCCCGCCCCGAGCACAGACCGGCTGCTCACGGCCCCTCCGGAGCTGTGGGTGGGGGGCAGCTCCCGGGGGGCTCTTGCGGTGCAGGAATCATTCCGGGGGGCGCTGGGCTGGCCGCAGGAGAGGCCCCCCAGAACTCCCGTGGCCCCCCGGTTGTAAACAGCGTGTCCCCGTGGCCGCTGGCACGTCCGGGCTCTTatcgccgccgccccgcgccaGCCCCGCGGCACCGCTAATCTCCCCGCGGCACGGCGGGGCTCCGCGGGTGGGGAGCTCCCCGGGACTGGGACGGCTGGGGAggccctgtccccatggctcgCGGTGGCCCCGGGGCTGGCcgggggccccgggggggccGGTGGCGGCTATCTTGGTCTGGGACACGGGCCCGGCTCCAGCGGCGCCTCCCGGTCACGTCCCGTCCCGGCACGGACTAAAAACAACCCGGGCCCGGGGCCACGCGGCTGCTCcggggacctgggggtactggcACCCACTCCGTGTCCCCTCGCACCATGTCCCCTGGCACCCCCCGCATGTCCCTGGCACCCTATAGCCccggagccagggctggggtggcAGTGGCCGCCCCAcggcgggcgcgggggcggAACTGGGGACGGCAGGCGTGGTCGGGCCCtggtgctgggggctggcacCCACCCAAGCACCCCCCGTGGGACCCCCCCATGGGTGCTCAGGGGCCGGGACCACCGCCATGCCGACCCGAATGGGGCAGCCCGTGGCGTGGCCGGCGGGGCTGACCCGAAGCCAGGTCCCGTCGGGTCCCTCccgtcccctgtccctgtcacggGGCTCCCAGAGGCCATGGAGTTCCCAGGGGGTCGTGTGGCTGCCGGGCGTCTGTGGGATTCCCATGGCTGTGGGGCTCTCAGGGGGTCCTGAGCCtcctggggggtcccaggctggggacagtgacctGGGTTGGGGCTGGGAGCCCGGTGCCGCCTGAGCAGGGCGAGTTCGGGGACGCCGAGCGGCAGCGGGTGGCACCGGGCCAGCGCTGCCCTCCCGCTGCCGCTCCTCCCCGCAGGTCGGACGTGGTGGTGCTGTGCTTCTCGCTGGCGAACCCCAACTCTCTGCGGCACGTGAAGACCATGTGGTACCCCGAGATCAAGCACTTCTGCCCCCGCACCCCCATCGTGCTGGTGGGCTGCCAGCTGGACCTGCGCTACGCCGACCTGGACGCCGTCAACCGCGCGCGCCGGCCGC from Anomalospiza imberbis isolate Cuckoo-Finch-1a 21T00152 chromosome 4, ASM3175350v1, whole genome shotgun sequence includes:
- the LOC137473262 gene encoding drebrin-like, with protein sequence MAGPGLERYRLALLAAREDVGNPRAGTDWAVFGYEKHHDLKLLDSGAGGPDELAGKFSVGSVMYGLCRVPDPGSGSPRIVLISWVGEKVPESQRAACAGHLPAIRSFFREATAVISARRPEEVTAEGLRRVLAQLEPPAPRPPRRTPQDPPELVGTNYRKTNPALELQRTQRDSFWEQAEREEQQRKEQERQREREQRRRWERERMEEERLQAAERERRLQERERLIEERRQEQARLDAEERRKEQERWEQQQREQEAAERERGGRTGVSGTAAEAAILVSQRTQNPREFFRQRERSGSTSTSPLPGSAPGARRPFLRYQRSLTESAFIFRRPEPPQTPPPGASRGHRPPAPAGRRRLCPPAPRGQGHPSGTPPSPARAGSPHASSPVGTGTPQCATSGTPVSPVGSGTPQWGTPGTPSSPARAGSPHASSPVGTGTPQCATTGTLHSPLGTGTSPSATPGSPPSPAVTATPQCATPGTPSSPMGTGTPPSATLETPSFATTRSGSPPAMSGLPPSPPRMGVPPVPSGPGSSESTYGVEPLPPSSTPSPPRDQEGPHPDTPPLPSPPAWESLGPLLEDAPSPREGSPVPPAGPPLHSPSPPRPVQDPQDLGRNGIGGHEWGGGWEAPWEPGPPLGQGDEPSENLVLHKATPGFALLLARDAPHPPLLGGTSPPTEDEDLSPHAV